In Rosa rugosa chromosome 4, drRosRugo1.1, whole genome shotgun sequence, the genomic stretch ACTTGTTTTAAGGTTTTAGTTTATGACCAGAAAATCGAGTTCCTTTGATGTCTTTCGATCATAACAATAATGATTAGTTATTGTTATAATTATTagggaaaatctcacaaacagtacctgaacttcaagccactaataactttcgtacctcaaattcaaaaaatctcagattggtacctgaacttctgaccccgacccaatatcagtatctgggaacagtaaaatcgttaacggggttaatttttgaaaggtaaatttgtcatttcattgttcatcatctccaaaactctctccccctctcctgcaataccagatttcttcttcttcttcttcatacctcatcaccactatcaaccaacctttcacttcttcaatagccaccgtcccatccaccaccaactcctctcacctctcacctcgatctcctttggtcgatttgggtttgtgtgtgtgaggtatgaagaagataatgaaaaatctgggtttgcagagagagaggggagagttttggagatgatgaacagtgaaatgacaaatttactcttcaaaaattaactccgttaacgattttactgttcccagatactgatattgggtcggggtcagaagttcaggtaccaatctgatattttttgaatttgaggtacgaaagttattagtggcttgaagttcaggtactgtttgtgagtttttccctaaTTATTATACAAAGTTAAAGATTGTCAATATCATTGAAAATTCTGTCTCTGATCTTTCTCGAATGCATATTTTCTTTCAACCCCTTTGAGACTTGGAAAGAAGATGACAAATCACTAACCTAAGCGAGTCACTTCTAGTACTTCTATTCTGTGCATAGTTCCAGATTATTGTAAGAATATTTCTCTAGCTAATTGCcagaaaattccattaatttttCTTCACGCGTTTAAATTTTGTATATGATTAGACTTGTATAGCTATCTAGGTATCTGCTTAGTATTTCTTTAGTGCCATCCAGACGTACTTCCAGAGTAACCTAGCTATCTTAACAATTGGCATGGCCTTGATTTTCAATTCTGGGATTCCCTGAGGACCCAGTTTGAGGTATATATTAGTCCTCTAATACGACAAGGTTTGGCTTTTACATAACAAAGCAAAGCAAAAGGCCAAAACCCTAACAAGCTTAGACATAATGATATTTATGGAAACTTTGGATGGATTATTTAAGTAAACCAGTACTGGATATCGATTGCTGATCTAactatagagagagagagagagagagagagagagagagagagagagagagagagagaggtcatcATCATGATGCAAGTGGTGAATAATTCCGAACAAAGAACTCAAATTTCTCAACAAGATTTGATCGAAGTTTAACAGTCAAATGTTAATATAAAGTGTAATTAGGGTTACGTATGAATGAATGATTAAGCAAATGAAGGTCGGTAAAAATGTGTGAAAATGAAAGGGCCAATGCATTATTAATATGCAGAAACAAACATGTAGAGGAGAAAACGCAGCTGGTGTCATCATCACCCAATCCACCCATCTGAAAAAGAAGATTAGTCACGGGTTTCTCTTGACTCACACATCACTACACTACTCGATCACCATATATCATGTCATATTAAGTGTATATATATCATATCCCTACCTATGTATAATGTATGCATGCGTTGCTCCCCTCAAGCCCCACACCCCCACCTCCATACCAATTACTTTCATACAACTTGGATGCATAGTGTTTTAGTGATAATGTTTTTGGTCGTGCCTTGCTCTCACATTAGTTCAATGGTTCTGAACCAACTCATGGTTGATTTggtaatatatatttttcatttataaGTTACTAGGGAATTAGGTCCAAAATTTGTAATATTTCCTTCTCCACAAAATGAACAAACTCATTTTCTTTGTGTTAAAGTTAGAGCATACAGTATAATTTACTAGTATTGAGTAGAAACGTCAATAATCAATTTAATTCAATCACATTATGTCTATGTTTGAGATTAAAGCGTTTTGTTAGAAGTACGTATGTAAAggttttttataaaaatttcaaGTCTTTTGTGTAAAACCACTTACAAGTGATTTTTAGGAAGCGGATGTCAAATGTTTCTAACTACCAAAATAAGCTTCTATAACTTAAAAAGTACTTCCAACACTATAAAAAGAGTTTTAGACAATTTAGAAGCAGTTTTACCAATTCTAGAAGCAATCTCAAATGGAAGCCTATAAAACTCATTAGACTGAGAAGTGAGTAACTCGACATATAATCAaatctaacaaaaaaaaattgtcaccACAGAAAAAAGTTCATTAAAATTGATTAAAGAATTATCTAACTAATAATTCTTCTATTGTTACTTGACAAGTCTTTTATGTAAAACCACTTACAAGTGATTTTTAGGAAGCGGATGTCAAATGTTTCTAACTACCAAAATAAGTTTCTATAACTTAAAAAGTACTTCCAACACTATCAAAAGAGTTTTAGACAATTTAGAAGCGGTTTTACCAATTCTAGAAGCAATCTCAAATGGAAGCCTATAAAACTCATTAGAATGAGAAGTGAGTAACTTGACATATAATCAagtctaacaaaaaaaaaaaaaaaaaagggtttttgtccatttacaccatttttagagatttttttctcacttaccccattaagtttttttaattctctcttacccaaaacactctaaggaggtcttccctaataccccattaagattttttttttaaatatttttttaataccattttatcCTCACcattttgttacttagagagagaaaaaaaaatagaagagagagaaaccataggagacttcgcctgagccccgtcaccggtcgccggattccggccaactttagccggattccggtcaccggccgccgctcACCGGACTTTtatgaaaacctcaccggaaaggtttattgccccaatagacatctatcagccatgtattgcccccaatagacgtctatcagccatgtattgccctccaatagacgtctattgccccccagtagagcTTTCGGTTGTCGGAATGGAAACTAATctttctaaaattagacaaataaaactttgattaaagaaaaaaaacgaagagattatatcaattcaaaacgtctattgctctccaatagacgtctattagagggcaatagatgtctattgccccccaatagacattcaaaactttttttcttctttccttatgtcccattacttaaaaaaacaaaaaaaaattgatttgggcacctagAGAAAAGCTCTGGGTACCCAATCGGAGTTCAACCATGAGACGTGAACGACGCCGCCGCCGATATTCTCACCATCACCTGTTCCGATCCTCTCCAATCTCGGCATTCGTCTGCAAAGCTTCGCGCGTTTACCCGAAACAAGGTGATGGACTCGGTGGTttccgggaactgctctgagATCAAGAAACATTCGCAATCGGAGGTCTGCATCTCGATCTCAGATCGACTCCGGCGAAGGTGAGTGAATTGGTGCTAGGCCGAAAAAGCTCGTGCAGCAAATGTGGTTGCAAGAGCGGAAGGCAAAGGTGAGATCCGGGCCGAATGAGAATTGGTCGGTGCAGAAGCTCAATCTTGACCGCGAGGGCGAGGTGTTCGATTTGCAACACGGTGTTCGCGAGATTCAGCGAATAAGATGGAGCTTGGGTGTGTTGAGCAATTGCTTGGGTGTGAAGAGCAGTCTGCTCTTCGTCGTGAATTGCCGGAGTTCGTCATGTCGTCTGCGATCGACGTCACGCCGGAGGTGGATAccggagggagagagagagagagagagagagagagagagagagagagagagagagagagagagagagaccggaggtggagatacagggagagagagagagatgaaagagTGGCAATGGCTTGTAATTCGTTAATTAAGTTGTcggcaaaatagtcattttcctttaaattgggttagtgggaataaaaaactgttgctggggtaagtgggataattttggccaattttggtgcttttggtcaagatcccaaaaaaaaattgttaccACACAaaaaattttattaaaattGATTAAAGAAATATCTAACTAATAATTCTTCTATTGTTACTTGACAAGTGTTTTGTGTAAAACCACTTACAAGTGATTTTTAGGAAGCGGATGCCAAATGTTTCTAACTACCAAAATAAGCTTCTATAACTTAAAAAGTACTTCCAACACTATCAAAAGAGTTTTAGACAATTTAGAAGCGGTTTTACCAATTCTAGAAACCTATCAAACTCATTAGAATGAGAAGTGAGTAACTCGACATATAATCGaatctaacaaaaaaaaaattgttaccacagaaaaaatttcattaaaattgATTAAAGAAATATCTAACTAATAATTCTTCTATTATCAACTTGCATCTTACTAATTTATATGATAGATTTGTCTCTTTGTTACTTTAATCGTAATTCGTTTGTTATACCTCCTACAAAGGACAAACAAAATCTTGCTAAACCCACAATCATCTAGTTCCTAGCTACCAATTTGGTTGcgtgttattattttttttttttattatttttttttttgaacaagggccggtgcggctgccctcaagccttcataaatgaaaccgacgaatacaagggggggacattggtTGCGTGTTATTAGAGGAATTACCTGAGCACATTTTTGTATGGTCAAACTTGGAGGAGACTACGTTACAAACCGTTGTTGAAAGAAAATTGGTGCACGTAGCTCTTTCTCATGGTTTAGGTAATGCGTTATAACTATTAGTTAACAGTTAATATGACTTCCAGGATAGATGCACGAAATAAAAGAGCAAACTAGCTATAATGTGTTGAGATTATACAGATGACGATCTTATAAACTTGATGCTGAAGTAAAGCAATAAATTGAAATTAGCATAAATCTCATGTGGATAAGCCTTTCTTCAAATATTTATGCGGAATTAAAGACAGAGAAAAATACTAAATGAATTGTCCATATGTATTATACGGTGTACGGTGTAGGGTTGGGTAGGTTTACCAGTATAAttataaaaaatttaattaattttggaaatgaattgtgacgtaagaaacaaagaaaggtcCAGGGGCACCGCTAAGGGTGGCCACCCTGTCCTGTTCGAAAAGTCACTTTCTCATCTTAAAGCATACCTCTGATTAGTAGGCCCCACCTCCCTCCGGGCCTGAAAGCTATGTAGATCTTTCTAATTAACTCCTCCCCTCTACCTCACCTCACCTCTCCTCGATCATTTTATTATATAtttcctctttaatttcttctaTCTCCATCTTCATTAACCAGTTACTTTTAAGGGCTGGCGAGTTACTGTTGCGACTGATTAGCCATCTCTTATCTTGCCCACCACTTGCACATAGTTCGTACAATTTGACTCATCTTAGTGAGTTTATAGTATAAAGAGGCCAGTGGAGaacccaaaccaaaccaaattgCAGCAATTATATAGAGCTAGCTTCCGTAGCTTGCAGCTAGAAGCTGGGAAATGAACTCTGATCGTAATTAGTTCTAATATTGGATCGATCATCAGTTAGTTTATGGCAATTGCAGCAACGAGCAGGATGAGCCACGAAGAAGACGAGTCGAACAAGCAGGGCAATCATCATGATGAGGTTGATGATGAGCATGAGCATGACATGGTGATGCCGGGCTTTCGCTTCCACCCAACTGAAGAAGAACTGATAGAGTTTTACCTTCGCCGTAAGGTGGAGGGCAAGCGCTTCAATGTCGAACTGATTACTTTTCTCGACCTTTATCGCTATGACCCTTGGGAACTTCcaggtatatatacatatccctCACTTCATCATCATATAACATCGATCAATCCCTAGTTCCCTaccctcctcttcttctttgtgtTCTAATTCGAAACAACTAACCATATGAAATGAATATGATGATGTTTAGCTATGGCCGCGATTGGAGAGAAGGAGTGGTTCTTTTATGTCCCGAGAGACAGAAAGTACCGGAACGGCGACAGGCCCAACCGTGTGACCACATCTGGATACTGGAAGGCAACTGGAGCCGATCGGATGATTCGAAGCGAGAACTTCCGGTCAATCGGATTGAAGAAAACCCTAGTTTTCTACTCTGGGAAAGCCCCCAAAGGCATTCGAACTAGCTGGATCATGAACGAGTATCGCTTGCCCCATCATGAAACTGAACGATATCAAAAGGTACACCAACTTATGCATGTATTACAACTTCAACGACAAATTAATTATTAAGTTGCGATCTTTGGGCTGAAGATCGAGCCAGTAAAAGAGAAGAGGAGTCAGAATGAACTTTCAATTTAGTTATTAAACCTAGCTAGTATTTCAATCTCCAACCCATGAACAATTAGATGTCaattttcccttctttttttttcttggttccGTTTCTCATAGATAATTAGCAGAAGAGCATGTCAATTGTGAGCAAATTAAGAAAACATATCCAAGATTAAGACTGAAGTTCATCAATTTCAAGATTGAAACTGAAGTTCATCAAGATTAACGTGACcttgaaattaattaattaggtgAACCACATGCGCGCAGAGAATTGGatttaattttgtttaattgattTGCAGGGAGAAATATCCCTTTGCCGAGTTTACAAGAGACCCGGAGTGGAAGACCACCCGTCGCTGCCTCGTTCTCTGCCGTCATCCAGAGCCGCCGTTAATGCTAATAATGCATCCACATCAAGATCAGTACTGGCTCAGTCTTCCTCCTCGTCCACCTTAGATAAAAAGCAGCACAGCATTAACAGTAGTTTGATGGAAAAACTCCAAGCTAATTTTAACTTCAATGGAGGGTCGCCGTCACTTGGCCAATCTGTAGAAcaacttcatcatcatcaagatCAGGTGGCTGCGGATCCAAAGATTAACGAAACGGAAGGAAGTAGTGGGAATTCGGATGTGACAAGCACGCTCGGCGTTGGCCTCCGTAGTAGTGCTCCTAATATTCCTCCAATTCATCTTCCATCATCGTCACTCGGACTACAAcctcatcaccatcaccatggAGGAGTCCTACACCTCGATGATCAGGCCGAACAAGAGGGGATGTCGACATTCTTGCAGCAGCACCACCACCACTCAAAGCCACAATCAATGCTGTTCGCCGGATCTTCTGTTTCGTCCACGTCTAACCCGATTGATGATCTTCAAAGACTCTTGAATTACCAACAACAGCAAGCAGTTTCCAACATTGCCAATCAACAACAAGCTTTACATGTACAACAATACTATGATGCGCATAATCataatcaccaccaccaccaccaagtaCCTAGCAACGTGGTTAACCATTTCTCCAGTCCTTTCCCATTGGTATCTCCTCCATCGTCGCAGTCTCAGCTCTCCCCCAACGGACTTCCAATAACTGCTTTCTCCGACCGCCTTTGGGACTGGAATCCGATCTCAGAACCAAACAGGGCGCCCGATCAGTACAACACCAATCCATTCAAGTAATcaataatatatttatatatatatatatatatagatatatatatattatcaacTAAACTCAActgcatatatacatatttgATCCATCATCCATACACTACCACTTAATTATGTTAGCTAGCTGATTCTAGCTGCTGCTGAATTTGATTTCTCTAGCTTGCTAGCTAGTAGTCCTTAATGATCTCTACATCTTTTCCATTTTTCTGGCAGACTTAATTTGTAGATCTAGTATTTTAATGAAGTGATACTATTATTCGATCTAATGTTTTTGAATTTATATACAACCATATATATTTGATCGATCATACATTTAGTTGTTTTTTCTGGGGGTTATTGATTGGGTGATATCCTATATTCATCCCTTTTGTGTTGTGGTGATGCAGTAACATGTAATATAGCTAGCCAGTATGTATTCTGAATTGCAATGTTGCATGCTTAGGTCATGGCGTAAGGTGCTGAATTAGGGTTGCAGAAAATCATATATGTCAATCATAGGTCATCCAATTCATCTcgtccttttcttttttttttttcctttttttctagAGCTTTTCCCCTATCTAGTACTCATGTTGTCAATCAGAAGTAACTAAGGCTTCCGATCAGGCCTACTTCCTATCCAGAGCTGTTTATGTTTTTACGGTTAGGCCTCATCATGAAATAACATTAACATCGATCCTAAGATTTGACCAAAACAATTGcggttttgatttttttactAGGTACTAAGAAAGTACCTTCGAACATATATGCATAAGCACATTCATCAACATACAATTATATAACTTAATTCAAGAGTAATTACATATCACTGTTTTCTGTTTTGAAGTCATCGTTTTATCCATATATGTCCTTTTAATTTCACAAACTTCAACCTATTATTCTAAGATAATAACAATTTTGTAACTAGCTACTTTGATCGTCGATGAAACTGTTAACCGATGACATGTCATACCTTCTACACATTTGATCTTGCAAAAATAACAATCAACTAAAGTTTGTACCACAACACTATATTGTGTGGTTTACTCTTTAATTTGTTGTCTCATTAATTAACGATACATCATCACTTAAAAAGTTGTGCTAATTAATGAACTAACCAAGGTAAAGTTAATAACTTTGAAACAGTAATTTGAAGCTTTAAGAGACATAAAACTCACTCAGAGCCGGTCCTGAGGTTTTTGATGACCCgagcggaaaaaaaaaaaactttggtgCCCAACTATAGATTTCTTTCAATTTCCAAACACTAAAACAATAAACGGTAAAAATTTGAgcaaaaaaacaataaaactaGGATTGCGATGTAGCAAGTGTGAAGATGTATGCATCAACCGATCATCTTACAACTTTCGACTTCTAGTTTGTGTACCTAATATATGTCACATTACACCAACATGTCAAATTATATATACATcatgaaagagaaagagaacaggaaaaaaaaaaaaactgttcaaTTGTAGGGGAAAAGAAAAGTCTTCTATAATTAGGGAAGTTGAAAGTCGCAATTTGGATACTAGCGGTGATGGTACAACCGAGATTTTGAGATTACAACCTAAAAAGGAACAATAGTTGTTAGAATAATCAACAAATACCACAAACAGCCAGCAAAGAACTTCTAATATCTAAAATTTCAACGATTTTGAAAATTGAAGAACAACCATTGTCAAAAGAAAATTTGAAGAACACTCAATTTAACTATACCTATTTTGATTTTTATCGCAATCTACATCGATAGAATGCCAAAAATTGCATCTGATCACcatagaagaagagaaaaatataGGGGAGAAAGATTGAGAGGAGGTGGTAGATGATAGGAATAAGTTGCTTGATTAAATAACCATTGAAACCCCAAATTTATAGAGAATATTTGTTTCATTTCAAAGTATTGGAGAATGGAGAGAGTTAAGAGACTCTTGCAATTCGTCTGCTATAATTGtgtataaaattaaaaagataaGACCTcgaagagagaaagggagacGCAACGTTGGGAAtaaaacaatttctttttttcttttcatttaccATTGATAGATACtatgtaataatttttttaatatatataactatatataaaaACAAATATTGGTGCCCCCTCTCTCTTGGTGCCCTGGGCTGTCGCCAAGCCTACCCTGGGGCAAGGCCGGGTCTGAACTTACTCCAAAAGATATGAACTTAAATATTAGTTATTTAATCAATGCATCTCTTATCTCTATATATGTTCAAAAAATCACTTAGTAACATTATGTGTTTTTCTAAATTATAGGAGTAGTTTCTaatgagacccacttttcgatcacattttcataAATTAACCATTAGATGTTTAGACATTCatatgtagatcatttatgcaatttttcaatcaaattgaaaatcattaagatattcataatcatgatttatcagttttgaacatgaacggttcaggtttaACGTCaattggttcgtccattgactTGATCTAATTCGGTACCTTAATGATTAGcaattttgaagaaaattttcagaagtgatctactcatgcatacataaacatctactGATGATTCGccgtaatgtaatcgaaaagtgtgTCTCCCAACCActtgattagaaagtcctcattttagtggttcTCATTAATTAGAAACTCTCCCCCAAATTATATTATTAGTCAAACGATATATTGAAATTCAATCTTGTAATTAGGTTTAACGAGAGTGTAATGAGGTGGATCATGTTGTCAAACGATGCCGTTTGTTTAATTTGGTTAGATGCAAAGCCTCATTAGTTCATGGATAACGTTGGTAAACTCTACGCATTTAACTCATACTAATTTCATACCCATGTAAATGGTGTGATGCATGTGTCAttgtggaaaagaaaaaaaaaaggaattttttttgtcacaaacttcttcaattcttttattcatgtgttttttttttttagttttttgatAATAACTCTTTTGGATGATTTTATTTATCTATTATGAGTTGTTAATTTCTATTTTGAAGGGTATTATAGGCATATTATAATTTGGTGGAATATGTGACACCAAACTTTAAGCCTCCTTTTATAGGTATAAGAGATTTTTATGTAGTCTTCCCGTTATGACTGCAATGACTGGTAGAGGGGTACACTAAGATGGTCTCTAGGCCTCAAGCTAATCAAGGCAAATGCGGAGAGTCATGGTTGTGTTCTTTAGttgttagtttttcttttcattttccttatggattttagttttgcaattttctttcttAGGGTGGTACTATTCGcacactcattttctctattcacacatcTCCCTTAtttatctattactttaatttaatttcttttacaaattaccctaactaccctctcttgcaagagtctttttttttttcttattctttttctttttagcaaGTCAATCATCCGCAAATcataaacccttattttcccaCTGA encodes the following:
- the LOC133706525 gene encoding NAC domain-containing protein 35, which produces MAIAATSRMSHEEDESNKQGNHHDEVDDEHEHDMVMPGFRFHPTEEELIEFYLRRKVEGKRFNVELITFLDLYRYDPWELPAMAAIGEKEWFFYVPRDRKYRNGDRPNRVTTSGYWKATGADRMIRSENFRSIGLKKTLVFYSGKAPKGIRTSWIMNEYRLPHHETERYQKGEISLCRVYKRPGVEDHPSLPRSLPSSRAAVNANNASTSRSVLAQSSSSSTLDKKQHSINSSLMEKLQANFNFNGGSPSLGQSVEQLHHHQDQVAADPKINETEGSSGNSDVTSTLGVGLRSSAPNIPPIHLPSSSLGLQPHHHHHGGVLHLDDQAEQEGMSTFLQQHHHHSKPQSMLFAGSSVSSTSNPIDDLQRLLNYQQQQAVSNIANQQQALHVQQYYDAHNHNHHHHHQVPSNVVNHFSSPFPLVSPPSSQSQLSPNGLPITAFSDRLWDWNPISEPNRAPDQYNTNPFK